The sequence below is a genomic window from Salicibibacter cibarius.
TTGACATTGAAGAAATCAAACCCGTCCCAGGCTGGTTGATGAAGGATTCGAACATTTTCACTCATGATGAACGTCGCTGGTTATTCGAAAGTGAATGTCCAACAGAACGTTTTTATACACTATGGACCGCCAAAGAGAGTTGTCTAAAAGCCATGGGAACAGGTCTTGTCGATGAGTTACACAAAATCACCATTGATAATACGCGAAAATTCATTCGCAATAAGTTGGAGAACACTATCTATCACTTTATTCCCTATGATGAAATTCCACAGTACAAACTAACAGTATCAGCTCATCAGCCAATATCTCCAAGCCCGGTCACGTATGTTTCACAATCAGATTTGTTTGATGTTCCTTCTTAGGAGATAACAGGCCATTCGTATGATAGGGTCAATCAGAATTTATTTCTGGTTGGCCATTTTAATTGGATTTTTCAACAATAGTTCCATCATTATCCATCGGCTTGGATTAATCGACTCCCCCCGGCGGCGTCGCCAGTATGGCCAAATAAAAGACAATTGCAATGACCAATATGTAGCTGCCAATATACAACAATAATTGACGGTTCAAGTACTTGTGCATAAAGAGAACACTCGTCTCGTGTTGAAAAAGATTAATTTCTTTTATGAGGGCTTTCGCACGTTTATTTTGAAAGAAATATAGAATGGTTTCCACAAATAGACGGCAAAACATATAAAAAATAAGGAAAAAGGAACCGAGTACGTACATCTCCCATGGATCTTCCGTTGAAGATTCCAAGGCGAGCACAATTGTTGGAAATGCGAAAAAGAGAATAAACAATAACCACAAGAAAAAAACGGATATGATTCTAAGTAATGCCAATAAGCATCCTGGCGAAAATTCCAAACTCATCGCGCCAAGCATTTTGCTCACTCTAGCATAATCGATGTTCTCGCGGCTTTTTTGGACATAATCTTTAGCATAATACTGCCAATAGGCATTTCCGGTTCCTTGGTTAAAATAGCCCGGTTCATACTTAAAATAAAGATCGCGCCGTTTATATTTAACAGGCCGTTTCGGAGTGGCAGGGTCTCTAACTTTATTAATCCCTCTGCTTAGGAATCTGCTTACATGAAAGGATTCTTTGCTTTCTTCCTTCGATTCCGGAAGTTTCATTCTAAAAAAGCGGTCCCGTCTATATCTTCGTGGCCCACGGTACCCCCATAGCAATAAAATAAGGTATATAAGACATAGCATCATGACTATATTCGAAGGAATGCCTAACATAGTTGATCCTCACCTCCAGAAAACCCTAATCATACATAACCGGCGACAAGCATTTCTGCGTTGCTGTTTGTTGTCGATTGACATGTCAATCACCAATCAATCCCATATGGCGGTTCCGCTTGGCCAAGCAGGATATAGGTAATGCCTGTGAGGAGCACATAACTGACGATGTAGAAAGCAAATTGCCGATGAAGATATTTGTTGATGACATCGATCGTCGCCTCAGATTTTAACAGATTGAGTTCCTGGACGATTCGTTTTGAC
It includes:
- a CDS encoding 4'-phosphopantetheinyl transferase family protein; amino-acid sequence: MPDIYLHKRPECLTNDTVHHLLIHLPCEEHARIKKQKKQLIDQYRSAAGVLLAMHMFDLYCGHKNYHFQRNANGKPIIKSDTPFAFNLSHSGQWIAGVASIERMIIGIDIEEIKPVPGWLMKDSNIFTHDERRWLFESECPTERFYTLWTAKESCLKAMGTGLVDELHKITIDNTRKFIRNKLENTIYHFIPYDEIPQYKLTVSAHQPISPSPVTYVSQSDLFDVPS